Proteins encoded in a region of the Nocardia asteroides genome:
- a CDS encoding cytochrome P450: protein MTEPVAQLPTAGELVFDTFDRIRRSGPIVPIELPGNVVAWFAVSHEAVSEVLAGDGTVLSKNPRNCPALQDGTIPADWPLRALTDIDHMINMDGADHRRLRRTVSQAFTPRRVAALEPRIQQIAAELLDKIPDHKTEIDLASSYTTPLPVRVIGELFGVPASEQQEFRIWASTVMSYLSTGDEIQAAMADMLGYLAELLHRKRRAPGDDLTSALLEANESNGLTDDELVNMLWLVLMAGHETTVHLLGNAVVTLCTHPEQLAKAQAEDRWRDVVEEMLRFRSSVAAILPTRYAMQDITIAGVDIPAGAMVGWYGGVGRDPERYPDAGTFDIDRDHRDQLAFGRGPHVCLGAHLARLESHIALSTLFNRFPRLNLAGDATQIYGPNFITCGPLTLPVLLEPSA, encoded by the coding sequence ATGACCGAGCCCGTCGCTCAGCTGCCTACCGCTGGCGAGTTGGTTTTCGATACCTTCGATAGGATCCGGCGGAGTGGACCGATCGTTCCGATCGAGCTGCCCGGCAATGTCGTGGCCTGGTTCGCCGTCAGCCACGAAGCGGTGAGCGAAGTCCTCGCCGGAGATGGCACCGTCTTGAGCAAGAATCCGCGCAACTGTCCTGCGCTGCAGGACGGCACGATTCCAGCCGACTGGCCCTTGCGCGCGCTCACCGATATCGACCACATGATCAACATGGACGGTGCGGATCATCGACGGCTGCGGAGAACGGTCAGCCAGGCGTTCACCCCACGCAGGGTCGCCGCGCTCGAGCCCCGAATCCAGCAGATCGCCGCCGAGCTCCTCGACAAGATTCCCGACCACAAGACCGAAATCGATCTCGCCTCCAGCTACACCACCCCCCTGCCGGTGCGAGTGATCGGCGAACTGTTCGGCGTACCGGCGTCCGAACAACAAGAATTCCGCATTTGGGCGTCCACGGTCATGTCGTATCTGAGCACCGGCGACGAGATTCAGGCCGCGATGGCGGATATGCTCGGCTACCTCGCCGAACTCCTGCACCGCAAACGGCGCGCACCCGGCGACGACCTCACCTCCGCTCTGCTGGAGGCCAATGAATCGAACGGTTTGACCGACGACGAACTGGTCAACATGTTGTGGTTGGTGCTCATGGCCGGACACGAAACCACCGTGCATCTGCTCGGCAACGCGGTGGTCACGCTGTGCACCCATCCCGAGCAGCTCGCCAAAGCCCAGGCCGAAGACCGGTGGAGGGACGTCGTGGAGGAGATGCTGCGCTTCCGCTCTTCGGTGGCCGCTATTCTCCCCACTCGGTATGCGATGCAGGACATCACCATCGCCGGCGTGGACATTCCCGCCGGAGCCATGGTGGGGTGGTATGGCGGCGTCGGGCGGGACCCGGAGCGCTATCCGGACGCCGGTACTTTCGACATCGACCGCGATCACCGAGACCAGCTGGCCTTCGGCCGGGGACCGCATGTCTGCCTCGGCGCTCATCTGGCCCGGCTGGAAAGCCACATCGCGTTGTCCACGCTGTTCAACCGGTTCCCGCGATTGAACCTGGCTGGTGACGCCACCCAGATCTACGGCCCGAATTTCATCACCTGCGGCCCCCTCACACTTCCCGTGCTGCTCGAGCCCAGCGCGTAG